From Aquabacter sp. L1I39, the proteins below share one genomic window:
- a CDS encoding SH3 domain-containing protein, with amino-acid sequence MTKSVWVVGLVAGMMGLASAAEAAPGFTTGNVNMRAGPDTAYPKVTVLPRGVPVEIFGCLSNQSWCDVGYGRYRGWVYGEYLGFSYQGQTVLVPEYAPVIGLPVVTFNFGNYWGSYYRGSPWWNQYNRWQYYNPRPRPGWGPPPPGPGPRPPGWWNGPRPYPPGAPGRPPGYPGYPGHPGGPAGPGGPGGPGWPGHPGNPPPPNAGGPGRPGGPGGPGGPVYPGRPGNPGNPGHPGGPGGPAGPGGPGGPGGPGRPGGPSTMPVTPGQPQQMQPHRPAPGWQQQPGQPPQQARPQRPPPGQPPQGQPQQARPPGAQPPQGGQPQRPAPGGQPQRPAPGGQPQQGQPPGAPPPQ; translated from the coding sequence ATGACCAAGTCGGTGTGGGTGGTCGGACTTGTGGCCGGGATGATGGGGCTGGCGTCCGCCGCGGAAGCGGCGCCTGGCTTCACCACCGGCAATGTGAACATGCGGGCCGGTCCCGATACGGCCTATCCGAAGGTGACCGTGCTGCCGCGTGGCGTGCCGGTGGAGATCTTCGGCTGCCTGTCGAACCAGTCCTGGTGCGACGTGGGCTATGGGCGTTATCGCGGCTGGGTCTATGGCGAATATCTCGGCTTCTCCTACCAAGGCCAGACTGTGCTGGTGCCGGAATATGCGCCTGTGATCGGCCTGCCGGTCGTCACCTTCAATTTCGGGAACTACTGGGGCAGCTATTATCGCGGCTCGCCCTGGTGGAACCAGTATAATCGTTGGCAATACTACAATCCCCGGCCGCGTCCGGGCTGGGGCCCGCCGCCTCCGGGTCCGGGGCCCCGCCCGCCCGGGTGGTGGAATGGGCCGCGCCCCTATCCTCCGGGCGCTCCAGGACGTCCGCCTGGCTATCCCGGCTATCCGGGGCACCCCGGTGGCCCAGCTGGACCCGGTGGACCCGGTGGCCCCGGCTGGCCGGGGCATCCCGGCAATCCGCCGCCGCCCAATGCCGGCGGTCCCGGCCGGCCCGGCGGTCCGGGGGGGCCGGGTGGTCCGGTGTATCCTGGGCGGCCGGGTAATCCTGGCAATCCGGGACATCCGGGTGGGCCTGGAGGCCCAGCGGGGCCAGGCGGCCCCGGTGGTCCTGGCGGCCCCGGTCGTCCCGGCGGTCCTTCCACCATGCCCGTCACGCCAGGTCAGCCGCAGCAGATGCAGCCGCACCGTCCCGCGCCGGGATGGCAGCAGCAGCCCGGCCAGCCGCCCCAGCAGGCGCGGCCGCAGCGGCCACCTCCCGGTCAGCCCCCGCAAGGGCAGCCGCAGCAGGCGCGTCCCCCGGGTGCACAGCCGCCCCAGGGCGGTCAGCCCCAACGGCCAGCGCCTGGCGGTCAGCCTCAGCGGCCCGCACCCGGCGGCCAGCCGCAGCAGGGCCAGCCGCCCGGAGCGCCGCCGCCCCAGTGA
- a CDS encoding helix-turn-helix domain-containing protein: MRQKVFAGHALRRLREKLGLKQGELAHRLGVSPSYVNQMESNQRPLTASVLIAISRTFGVDITSFGAEDLDRLVADLREATADPLFRDLELSLQDLKAVTNLSPAFAHAFLRMHVALGRTAEWRASLDDMLTSGLGTADAKLVPYEEVRDYFHYIDNYVDPLDRAAEACAETLGILSGADPRAALTAYLRDRLRVEVEPLPLGRSASGGDEALSQFDPRARRLRLSPLLSPAAAAFQLGTTIARLEHKAMVDGLVANGGFRSATAGEICRLALHNYFAGALVLPYGRFLRLARTLRHDLDRLSHETGASLEQVCHRLSTLQRAGLKGVPFYFAKVDRAGNITKRHSATRFQFARLGGACAVWNVHQAFESPGRTLVQVGEMPDGVRYLCLARTVSAPVTRHDAPQRVYALGLGCEVSYADDMVYADGLDLKAAPVARLGVSCRICPRPDCDLRAFPPLDREIRTDPDNRAVVPFTFT, from the coding sequence ATGCGGCAGAAGGTTTTCGCCGGCCATGCCTTGCGGCGCCTGCGCGAAAAGCTCGGGCTGAAACAGGGCGAGCTGGCGCACCGGCTGGGGGTGTCGCCCTCCTATGTGAACCAGATGGAGAGCAACCAGAGGCCGCTCACCGCCTCGGTTCTCATCGCCATCAGCCGCACCTTCGGGGTCGACATCACCTCCTTCGGCGCGGAGGATCTCGACCGACTGGTGGCAGACCTGCGGGAGGCCACCGCCGATCCTTTGTTCCGCGACCTGGAACTGAGTCTCCAGGATCTGAAGGCGGTGACCAACCTTTCCCCCGCCTTCGCCCATGCCTTCCTGCGCATGCATGTGGCGCTGGGCCGCACCGCCGAGTGGCGGGCCTCGCTGGATGACATGCTCACCTCGGGTCTCGGCACAGCGGACGCGAAGCTCGTGCCCTATGAGGAGGTGCGGGACTATTTCCACTACATCGACAATTATGTGGATCCGCTCGACCGGGCGGCGGAGGCCTGCGCGGAAACGTTGGGCATCCTCTCCGGCGCCGATCCCCGCGCGGCCCTGACCGCCTATCTGCGCGATCGCCTGCGGGTGGAGGTGGAGCCCCTCCCTCTGGGGCGCAGCGCCAGCGGCGGGGACGAGGCCCTGTCCCAGTTCGATCCCCGCGCCCGGCGCCTGCGCCTGTCGCCGCTTCTGTCCCCGGCCGCCGCCGCGTTCCAGCTGGGCACCACCATCGCGCGGCTCGAGCACAAGGCCATGGTGGACGGCCTTGTGGCCAATGGCGGGTTCCGCAGCGCCACCGCCGGGGAAATCTGCCGGCTGGCCCTGCACAATTATTTCGCCGGCGCGCTGGTGCTGCCCTATGGCCGGTTCCTGCGCCTCGCGCGCACGCTCCGTCATGACCTGGACCGCCTCTCCCACGAGACCGGGGCGAGCCTGGAGCAGGTGTGCCATCGCCTGTCCACGCTCCAGCGGGCCGGGCTAAAGGGCGTGCCGTTCTATTTCGCCAAGGTGGATCGCGCCGGCAACATCACCAAGCGGCATAGCGCGACGCGCTTCCAGTTTGCCCGCCTGGGCGGCGCCTGCGCGGTATGGAACGTGCACCAGGCGTTCGAGAGCCCCGGCCGCACGCTGGTGCAGGTTGGGGAAATGCCGGACGGGGTGCGCTATCTCTGCCTGGCACGAACCGTCAGCGCGCCCGTGACGCGCCACGATGCCCCCCAGCGAGTCTATGCCCTGGGGCTCGGCTGCGAGGTCTCCTATGCAGATGATATGGTCTATGCGGATGGTCTCGACCTGAAGGCCGCGCCGGTGGCGCGCCTGGGCGTGTCCTGCCGAATCTGCCCCCGCCCGGACTGCGACCTGCGCGCCTTTCCGCCTTTGGACCGGGAAATTCGCACCGACCCCGATAACCGCGCTGTGGTTCCTTTCACCTTTACATAA
- a CDS encoding acyl-CoA carboxylase subunit beta yields the protein MKEILEELENRRGVARLGGGEKRIEAQHARGKLTARERIELLLDKGSFEEFDTFVQHRCIDFGMEKQKIPGDGVVTGWGTVNGRQVFVFAKDFTVFGGSLSEEHARKITKIQDMALKTRAPIIGLFDAGGARIQEGVAALGGYGEVFKRNVIASGVIPQISLIMGPCAGGDVYSPAMTDFIFMVRDTSYMFVTGPDVVKTVTNETVTSEELGGAKVHTTKSSVADGAYENDVEMLLQTRRLIDFLPLNNQAGVPEWPSFDDPAKVDESLDTLIPDNPNKPYDIKELILKVVDEGDFFEIQAAFAKNIVTGFGRIEGRTVGFVANQPMVLAGVLDADASRKAARFVRFCDAFEIPIVTFVDVPGFLPGTAQEYGGLIKHGAKLLFAYSQATVPLVTVITRKAFGGAYDVMASKHVGGDVNYAWPTAQIAVMGAKGAVEIIFRADMGDPDKIAAQTKNYEQRFLSPFVAAERGYIDEVIMPHSTRKRLARALAMLRSKKQELPAKKHDNLPL from the coding sequence ATGAAAGAAATCCTGGAAGAGCTCGAGAACCGGCGCGGCGTTGCCCGCCTGGGTGGTGGCGAGAAGCGCATCGAGGCCCAGCATGCGCGCGGCAAGCTCACCGCCCGCGAGCGCATCGAGCTGCTCCTGGACAAGGGCTCCTTCGAGGAGTTCGACACCTTCGTGCAGCATCGCTGCATCGACTTCGGCATGGAGAAGCAGAAGATCCCGGGCGATGGCGTCGTCACCGGCTGGGGCACGGTCAATGGCCGCCAGGTCTTCGTCTTCGCCAAGGACTTCACGGTGTTCGGCGGCTCCCTCTCCGAAGAGCATGCCCGCAAGATCACCAAGATCCAGGACATGGCCCTGAAGACCCGCGCGCCCATCATCGGCCTGTTCGATGCCGGCGGCGCGCGCATCCAGGAGGGCGTCGCGGCGCTCGGCGGCTATGGCGAGGTGTTCAAGCGCAACGTCATCGCCTCGGGCGTCATCCCGCAGATTTCGCTCATCATGGGCCCCTGCGCCGGCGGCGACGTCTATTCGCCGGCCATGACCGACTTCATCTTCATGGTCCGCGACACGTCCTACATGTTCGTGACTGGCCCGGACGTGGTGAAGACCGTCACCAACGAGACCGTCACCTCGGAGGAACTGGGCGGCGCCAAGGTGCACACCACCAAGTCCTCGGTGGCGGATGGCGCCTATGAGAACGACGTGGAGATGCTGCTCCAGACCCGTCGCCTCATCGACTTCCTGCCGCTCAACAACCAGGCGGGCGTGCCCGAATGGCCCTCCTTCGACGATCCCGCGAAGGTGGATGAGAGCCTCGACACGCTGATCCCCGACAATCCCAACAAGCCCTACGACATTAAGGAACTGATCCTGAAGGTGGTGGACGAGGGCGACTTCTTCGAGATTCAGGCCGCCTTCGCCAAGAACATCGTCACGGGCTTTGGCCGCATTGAGGGGCGCACGGTGGGCTTCGTCGCCAACCAGCCCATGGTGCTGGCCGGCGTGCTCGACGCCGACGCCTCACGGAAGGCCGCCCGCTTCGTGCGCTTCTGCGATGCCTTCGAGATCCCGATCGTCACCTTCGTGGACGTGCCCGGCTTCCTGCCCGGCACCGCGCAGGAATATGGCGGCCTCATCAAGCACGGCGCCAAGCTGCTGTTCGCCTATTCGCAGGCGACCGTCCCGCTGGTCACGGTCATCACCCGCAAGGCGTTTGGCGGCGCCTATGACGTGATGGCCTCCAAGCATGTGGGCGGCGATGTCAATTATGCCTGGCCCACCGCCCAGATCGCGGTGATGGGCGCCAAGGGCGCGGTGGAGATCATCTTCCGGGCCGACATGGGCGATCCCGACAAGATCGCCGCCCAGACCAAGAATTACGAACAGCGCTTCCTCTCGCCCTTCGTGGCGGCGGAGCGGGGCTATATCGACGAAGTCATCATGCCCCATTCCACGAGGAAGCGCCTTGCCCGCGCACTCGCCATGCTCCGCTCCAAGAAGCAGGAGCTGCCGGCGAAGAAGCACGACAACCTGCCGCTCTAG
- a CDS encoding acetyl-CoA carboxylase biotin carboxylase subunit has product MFSKILIANRGEIACRVIKTARKMGIKTVAVYSDADKDALHVEMADEAVHIGPPQAAQSYLIIDKIIDACKQTGAEAVHPGYGFLSERAAFPRALAEAGIVFIGPNPHAIDAMGDKIESKKAAAAAKVSTVPGYLGVIEDGTKAAEIADEIGYPVMIKASAGGGGKGMRIAYSRAEVQDGFDRAKSEAKSSFGDDRVFVEKFIVDPRHIEIQVLGDKHGNVVYLGERECSIQRRNQKVVEEAPSPLLDEETRKKMGEQAVALAKAVGYDSAGTVEFVAGQDKSFYFLEMNTRLQVEHPVTELITGIDLVEQMIRVAAGEPLTFSQGDVKLNGWAVESRVYAEDPYRSFLPSTGRLVRYRPPAEGKTGDITVRNDTGVYEGGEISLFYDPMIAKLVTHAPTRAEAIEAQADALDAFAIDGIGHNIPFLSALMAHPRWKSGKLSTGFIAEEYPEGFHARAAEGETAQVMAAVAAVIDHVQNARKRHISGQMMGKPVTFETRRVVRLDGEGGTQLIPCEIETEDTGFLVHLKDWHNATTATLHLASGWKPGDVVWAGTVGGDTVAVQVRPILNGVALAHKGVAVQARVYTEREAQLAALMPEKTTAGGGKELLCPMPGLVVSIAVQPGQDVKAGEALAVVEAMKMENVLRAERDGIIKAIHAKPGDSLAVDAVILEFA; this is encoded by the coding sequence ATGTTCTCGAAGATCCTGATCGCAAACCGGGGCGAGATCGCCTGCCGCGTCATCAAGACCGCGCGCAAGATGGGCATCAAGACGGTGGCCGTCTATTCGGACGCCGACAAGGACGCGCTCCATGTGGAGATGGCGGACGAGGCCGTGCATATCGGCCCGCCGCAGGCCGCCCAGTCCTATCTGATCATCGACAAGATCATCGATGCGTGTAAGCAAACGGGCGCCGAGGCGGTGCATCCGGGCTATGGCTTCCTGTCCGAGCGCGCCGCCTTCCCGCGCGCGCTGGCGGAGGCGGGCATCGTCTTCATCGGCCCCAATCCCCATGCCATCGACGCCATGGGCGACAAGATCGAATCCAAGAAGGCGGCGGCGGCGGCAAAGGTGTCCACCGTTCCCGGCTATCTCGGCGTGATCGAGGATGGCACCAAGGCGGCCGAGATCGCCGACGAGATCGGCTATCCCGTCATGATCAAGGCCTCCGCCGGCGGCGGCGGCAAGGGCATGCGCATCGCCTATTCCCGCGCCGAGGTGCAGGACGGCTTCGACCGCGCCAAGTCCGAGGCCAAGTCCTCCTTCGGCGATGACCGGGTGTTCGTCGAGAAGTTCATCGTCGACCCCCGCCACATCGAGATCCAGGTGCTGGGCGACAAGCACGGCAATGTGGTCTATCTGGGCGAGCGCGAATGCTCCATCCAGCGCCGCAACCAGAAGGTGGTGGAAGAAGCCCCCTCCCCGCTGCTGGACGAAGAGACCCGCAAGAAGATGGGCGAGCAGGCCGTGGCTCTGGCCAAGGCGGTTGGCTATGACAGCGCCGGCACGGTGGAGTTCGTGGCCGGCCAGGACAAGAGCTTCTACTTCCTGGAGATGAACACCCGCCTCCAGGTGGAGCACCCGGTCACCGAGCTCATCACCGGCATCGACCTTGTGGAGCAGATGATCCGCGTCGCCGCCGGCGAGCCGCTCACCTTCTCCCAGGGCGATGTGAAGCTGAACGGCTGGGCGGTGGAAAGCCGCGTCTATGCGGAAGACCCCTACCGCTCCTTCCTGCCCTCCACCGGCCGCCTGGTGCGCTACCGCCCGCCGGCGGAAGGCAAGACCGGCGACATCACCGTGCGCAACGACACGGGCGTCTATGAAGGCGGCGAGATCTCGCTCTTCTACGATCCCATGATCGCCAAGCTGGTGACGCACGCCCCCACCCGCGCCGAGGCCATCGAGGCCCAGGCGGATGCGCTCGATGCCTTCGCCATTGACGGCATCGGCCACAACATTCCCTTCCTCTCCGCGCTGATGGCCCATCCGCGCTGGAAGTCGGGCAAGCTCTCCACCGGCTTCATCGCCGAGGAATATCCCGAGGGCTTCCATGCCCGCGCGGCGGAAGGCGAGACGGCGCAGGTGATGGCGGCGGTGGCCGCCGTGATCGACCACGTGCAGAATGCCCGCAAGCGCCACATCTCCGGCCAGATGATGGGCAAGCCCGTCACCTTCGAGACCCGCCGCGTGGTGCGGCTCGACGGCGAGGGCGGCACGCAGCTCATTCCTTGCGAGATCGAGACCGAGGACACGGGCTTCCTGGTCCACCTGAAGGACTGGCACAACGCCACCACCGCGACCTTGCACCTTGCCTCGGGCTGGAAGCCCGGCGACGTGGTGTGGGCCGGCACGGTCGGCGGCGACACCGTCGCCGTGCAGGTGCGCCCCATCCTCAATGGCGTCGCCCTCGCCCATAAGGGCGTGGCGGTGCAGGCGCGGGTCTATACGGAGCGGGAGGCGCAGCTTGCCGCCCTCATGCCGGAAAAGACCACGGCCGGAGGCGGCAAGGAACTCCTCTGCCCCATGCCGGGCCTTGTGGTCTCCATCGCCGTGCAGCCCGGCCAGGACGTGAAGGCCGGCGAGGCCCTCGCGGTGGTGGAGGCCATGAAGATGGAAAACGTGCTGCGCGCCGAGCGCGACGGCATCATCAAGGCCATCCACGCCAAGCCCGGTGACAGCCTGGCGGTGGACGCGGTGATCCTGGAATTCGCGTGA
- a CDS encoding SAM-dependent methyltransferase: MRLLSHLLKRFVRNGQLTVVNAAGQRFVFGSGENGPRVTARLHDQKLERDLFLNPELAAAEAYMDGRLTFEEGGTVFDLLLLFSVNRSGLGSHPVQQALRKGWRALRRFHQANPVARAKTNAASHYDHPAEFYRLWLDETMAYSCAYFEEPDQPLADAQRNKFRHVAAKLGLSPGMRVAEIGSGWGGLSIYLAKQCGVHVTAINVSPEQLAESRRLAEIAGVADQIDFREVDYRDLTGTYDRVVSIGMMEHVGVAHFDAYFTRIRELLAPGGFALVHAIGRMSPPGTTAPFIRKYIFPGGYVPALSEVFASTERTHLWVADMEVLRLHYYWTIRAWRRRFEARRSEVEAMMGARFTRMWDFYLSAVELGFLHGSNMVFQLLLSERRDDVPVRRDFMFTNEQALLARDSLKDEPA; this comes from the coding sequence ATGCGGCTCCTCTCTCATCTCCTGAAGCGGTTCGTCCGCAATGGACAGCTCACGGTGGTGAATGCGGCCGGCCAAAGGTTCGTCTTCGGCTCCGGCGAGAACGGGCCGCGCGTGACCGCGCGCCTCCACGACCAGAAGCTGGAGCGGGACCTGTTCCTCAATCCCGAGCTTGCCGCCGCCGAGGCCTATATGGACGGGCGCCTCACCTTCGAGGAAGGGGGCACCGTCTTCGATCTGCTGCTGCTCTTCTCGGTCAATCGCAGCGGGCTCGGCAGCCATCCGGTGCAGCAGGCGCTGCGCAAGGGCTGGCGGGCGCTGCGGCGCTTTCACCAGGCCAATCCGGTGGCCCGCGCCAAGACCAATGCGGCGAGCCATTATGATCACCCGGCCGAATTCTACCGGCTGTGGCTCGACGAGACCATGGCCTATAGCTGCGCCTATTTCGAGGAGCCGGACCAGCCTCTGGCGGACGCCCAGCGCAACAAGTTCCGCCATGTGGCGGCCAAGCTCGGCCTTTCGCCGGGCATGCGGGTGGCGGAGATCGGCTCGGGCTGGGGCGGGCTGTCCATTTATCTGGCCAAGCAGTGCGGCGTGCATGTCACCGCCATCAATGTCTCGCCGGAGCAACTGGCCGAATCCCGGCGCCTTGCCGAAATCGCGGGCGTGGCCGACCAGATCGACTTCCGAGAAGTGGATTATCGCGACCTCACCGGCACCTATGACCGGGTGGTCTCCATCGGCATGATGGAACATGTGGGCGTTGCTCATTTCGACGCCTATTTCACCCGCATCCGGGAGCTTCTCGCCCCCGGCGGCTTCGCCTTGGTGCATGCCATCGGCCGCATGTCGCCCCCCGGCACCACCGCGCCGTTCATCCGCAAATACATCTTCCCGGGCGGCTATGTGCCGGCCTTGTCGGAAGTGTTCGCCTCCACCGAGCGCACCCATCTTTGGGTGGCTGACATGGAGGTGCTGCGGCTCCATTACTACTGGACCATCCGCGCCTGGCGCCGCAGATTCGAGGCGCGCCGGAGCGAAGTGGAGGCCATGATGGGCGCCCGCTTCACCCGCATGTGGGACTTCTACCTTTCCGCGGTGGAGCTGGGCTTCCTGCACGGCTCAAACATGGTGTTCCAACTCCTGCTGAGCGAGCGGCGCGACGACGTGCCGGTGCGGCGGGACTTCATGTTCACGAACGAGCAGGCCCTGCTTGCGCGCGACAGCCTCAAGGATGAACCGGCATGA
- a CDS encoding methylmalonyl-CoA mutase family protein, with product MTDLPFLTTLKPVTREDWLKLVDGVLKGAPYDKKLVSRTYDGLVLDPLPPRKADAAPVFGRTPGAPWTISARVDQADPVAANTQALDDLNGGASGLTLVFASSPHAHGFGLPDGEVLTRVLDSVMLDLIETRVESGRFQGREDALAVAKLVEDLGQSPAGLAISFGLDPLADMAAAGSAPMPWANLSHRFAETFQILSGRGFTSPIARADGAVHHAAGASDAQELAAVIATGVAYLRALEAAGVDLSTAAAGIELALTADVNQFATIAKFRAVRLLWGTVLREAGIAAGPAKVHATTAWRSLTRRDPYVNLLRTTIAAFAAGVGGADSITVLPFTQALGLPDPFARRLARNTQLVLLEESNLHKVSDPGAGSCAVETQTDGLAAAAWDIFRAIERKGGMAEALTLGWWQGEVAAVAAKRAKDVASRKEPVTGTSEYPILIQAVPEVLEAAPLVVAPASDAALVPHRLAEPFELLRDAAEAAGSPKVFLATLGPIAAFTARATYAKNFFEAGGLPAAVPDGYGDLEALLAAFTASGAKLACLASSDELYASDAANAAAALKAAGATVWLAGRPGDLEEPLKAAGVEGFIFAGGDVLETLTRAHTAIGI from the coding sequence ATGACCGACCTGCCCTTCCTCACGACGCTCAAGCCCGTGACCCGCGAGGACTGGCTGAAGCTCGTCGATGGCGTGCTGAAGGGCGCGCCCTATGACAAGAAGCTGGTGTCGCGCACCTATGACGGGCTGGTGCTGGATCCCCTGCCGCCCCGCAAGGCGGACGCCGCCCCGGTGTTCGGGCGAACGCCCGGGGCGCCCTGGACCATCAGCGCGCGGGTGGACCAGGCCGACCCGGTCGCCGCCAACACCCAGGCACTGGACGACCTCAATGGCGGCGCCTCCGGGCTGACGCTGGTCTTCGCCTCCTCGCCCCACGCCCACGGCTTCGGCCTGCCGGACGGAGAGGTGCTGACCCGCGTGCTGGATTCCGTGATGCTCGACCTGATCGAGACGCGGGTGGAGAGCGGCCGCTTCCAGGGCCGCGAGGATGCGCTGGCGGTGGCCAAGCTCGTGGAAGATCTCGGCCAGAGCCCGGCGGGCCTTGCCATCTCCTTCGGCCTTGATCCCCTCGCCGACATGGCGGCCGCCGGCTCCGCGCCCATGCCCTGGGCGAACCTCTCCCATCGCTTCGCCGAGACCTTCCAGATCCTGTCCGGACGCGGCTTCACCTCCCCCATCGCGCGGGCGGACGGCGCCGTGCACCATGCGGCCGGCGCCTCCGATGCGCAGGAACTTGCGGCTGTCATCGCCACCGGCGTCGCCTATCTGCGGGCGCTGGAGGCGGCGGGGGTCGATCTTTCCACCGCAGCGGCCGGCATCGAACTGGCGCTGACAGCCGACGTGAACCAGTTCGCCACCATCGCCAAGTTCCGCGCCGTGCGCCTGCTCTGGGGCACGGTGCTGCGGGAGGCGGGCATCGCTGCGGGGCCGGCCAAGGTGCATGCCACCACCGCCTGGCGCTCGCTCACCCGGCGCGACCCTTATGTAAACCTGCTGCGCACCACCATCGCGGCGTTTGCGGCGGGCGTCGGCGGGGCGGACAGCATCACCGTCCTGCCCTTCACCCAGGCGCTGGGCCTGCCCGATCCGTTCGCGCGCCGGCTCGCCCGCAACACGCAACTGGTGCTGCTGGAAGAATCCAACCTGCACAAGGTCAGCGATCCCGGCGCCGGCTCCTGCGCGGTGGAGACGCAGACCGATGGGCTCGCAGCCGCCGCCTGGGACATTTTCCGCGCCATCGAGCGCAAAGGCGGCATGGCCGAAGCCCTCACGCTGGGCTGGTGGCAAGGCGAGGTGGCGGCGGTCGCCGCCAAGCGCGCCAAGGATGTGGCGAGCCGCAAGGAGCCGGTGACCGGCACCTCGGAATATCCCATCCTGATCCAGGCCGTGCCCGAGGTGCTGGAGGCCGCCCCCCTGGTGGTGGCGCCGGCATCCGACGCCGCGCTCGTGCCCCATCGCCTCGCCGAGCCGTTCGAGCTCCTGCGCGACGCGGCCGAGGCGGCCGGGAGCCCCAAGGTCTTCCTGGCGACGCTTGGCCCCATCGCGGCCTTCACGGCGCGGGCCACCTATGCCAAGAATTTCTTCGAGGCCGGCGGCCTGCCTGCCGCCGTGCCGGACGGTTATGGGGACCTCGAGGCGCTGCTCGCGGCCTTCACGGCTTCGGGCGCCAAGCTCGCCTGCCTGGCCTCTTCCGACGAACTCTATGCCTCGGACGCCGCCAACGCCGCCGCCGCGCTGAAGGCCGCCGGCGCCACCGTGTGGCTGGCCGGTCGGCCGGGCGATCTGGAAGAGCCGCTGAAGGCGGCGGGCGTCGAGGGCTTCATCTTCGCCGGCGGCGATGTGCTGGAGACGCTCACCCGCGCCCACACGGCGATCGGGATCTGA